Proteins from one Meriones unguiculatus strain TT.TT164.6M chromosome 10, Bangor_MerUng_6.1, whole genome shotgun sequence genomic window:
- the LOC110561431 gene encoding haptoglobin translates to MRALGAVVTLLLWGQLFADLGNDAMDFEDDSCPKPPEIANGYVEHLVRYRCRQFYRLRTEGDGVYTLNSEKQWVNTAAGDRLPECEAVCGKPKHPVEQVQRIIGGSMDAKGSFPWQAKMVSRHELTTGATLISDQWLLTTAKNLYLNHSEDTSAKDIAPTLKLYVGRKQLVDIDKVVLHPNRSVVDIGLIKLKQKVPVNERVMPICLPSKDYVVPGRMGYVSGWGRNANFRFTDRLKYVMLPVADQESCVRHYEDSTVPEKKAPKSPVGVQPILNEHTFCAGLTKFQEDTCYGDAGSAFAVHDMEEDTWYAAGILSFDKSCGVAEYGVYMKVADILDWIRETMAKE, encoded by the exons ATGAG AGCCCTGGGAGCTGTTGTCACCCTCCTGCTCTGGGGACAGCTTTTTGCTGACTTGGGAAATGATGCCATGGATTTTGAAG ATGACAGCTGCCCAAAGCCCCCGGAGATTGCAAATGGCTACGTGGAGCATTTGGTTCGCTATCGCTGCCGACAATTCTACAGACTGCGGACCGAAGGAGATG GAGTGTATACCTTAAACAGTGAGAAGCAATGGGTGAACACAGCTGCCGGAGACAGACTCCCCGAGTGTGAGGCAG TGTGTGGGAAGCCCAAGCATCCCGTGGAGCAGGTGCAGCGCATCATCGGCGGTTCCATGGATGCCAAAGGCAGCTTTCCCTGGCAGGCCAAGATGGTCTCCCGCCATGAACTCACCACGGGAGCCACGCTGATCAGCGACCAGTGGCTGCTGACTACAGCCAAGAACCTCTACCTGAATCACAGCGAGGACACGTCGGCCAAGGACATTGCCCCTACCTTGAAACTCTATGTGGGGAGAAAGCAGCTGGTGGATATTGACAAGGTGGTTCTCCACCCCAACCGTTCTGTGGTGGACATCGGGCTAATCAAGCTCAAGCAGAAGGTGCCTGTCAACGAGAGGGTGATGCCCATCTGCCTGCCTTCCAAAGACTATGTGGTACCGGGCCGCATGGGCTATGTGTCCGGCTGGGGGCGGAACGCCAACTTCAGGTTTACTGATCGCCTCAAGTATGTCATGCTGCCTGTGGCCGACCAGGAGAGCTGTGTGCGTCATTATGAGGACAGCACAGTGCCTGAGAAGAAAGCCCCCAAGAGTCCTGTTGGGGTACAGCCCATCTTGAATGAGCACACCTTCTGTGCTGGCTTGACCAAGTTCCAGGAAGACACGTGCTACGGCGACGCTGGCAGCGCCTTTGCCGTTCACGACATGGAGGAGGACACGTGGTATGCAGCAGGGATCCTGAGCTTTGACAAGAGCTGTGGTGTGGCCGAGTATGGCGTGTACATGAAGGTGGCCGACATCCTGGACTGGATTCGGGAAACCATGGCCAAGGAGTAG
- the Txnl4b gene encoding thioredoxin-like protein 4B: MSFLLPKLTSKKEVDQAIKGTAERVLVLRFGRDEDPVCLQLDDILSKTSADLSKMAAIYLVDVDHTSVYTQYFDISYIPSTVFFFNGQHMKVDYGSPDHTKFVGSFKTKQDFIDLIEVIYRGAMRGKLIVQSPIDPKNIPKYDLLYQDI; this comes from the exons ATGAGCTTCCTGTTGCCCAAACTGACCAGCAAGAAAGAAGTGGACCAGGCAATCAAGGGCACTGCGGAGAGGGTGTTGGTTCTCAGGTTTGGGAGAGATGAAGACCCCGTCTGCCTGCAGCTGGATGATATT CTTTCGAAGACATCGGCTGACTTAAGTAAAATGGCTGCCATTTACCTGGTGGATGTGGACCACACTTCAGTTTACACACAGTATTTTGACATCAGTTACATTCCCTCTACTGTATTTTTCTTCAATGGGCAGCACATGAAAGTAGATTATGG GTCTCCGGATCACACTAAATTCGTAGGAAGCTTCAAAACCAAACAAGACTTCATAGATTTGATTGAAGTCATCTACCGGGGAGCAATGAGGGGAAAACTTATCGTCCAGAGTCCTATTGACCCCAAGAACATCCCCAAATatgacctcctctatcaggaCATTTAG